The sequence CTGGAGGAGTACTGGTGGTGCACCGAGCAGGCGCTGGTATGGCCCGGCGGTGACGGCCCCAACATGATCCTCGACGACGGCGGCGACGCCACCCTGCTCGTCCACAAGGGCGCCGAGTACGAGAAGGCCGGCGCCGTCCCCAGCGCGGGCGAGGACGACGCGGAGGAGTGGAAGATCATCCTTGATCTGCTCCGCCGTACGGTCACCCCCGAGAAGAAGTGGACCGAGGTCGCCTCGCGCATCAAGGGCGTCACCGAGGAGACCACCACCGGCGTCCACCGCCTCTACGAGATGTTCAAGGCCGGCTCGCTGCTCTTCCCGGCGATCAACGTCAACGACTCGGTGACCAAGTCGAAGTTCGACAACAAGTACGGCTGCCGCCACTCCGTCATCGACGGCCTCAACCGCGCCACCGACGTGCTGATCGGCGGCAAGGTCGCGGTCGTGGCCGGTTACGGCGACGTCGGCAAGGGCTGTGCCGACGCGCTGCGGGGCCAGGGCGCCCGCGTCATCGTCACCGAGATCGACCCGATCTGCGCGCTCCAGGCGGCCATGGACGGCTTCCAGGTCACCACGCTGGACGAGGTCGTCGGCATCGCCGACATCTTCGTCACCACGACCGGCAACTTCGACATCATCACCGCCGACCACATGGCGCGGATGAAGCACAACGCCATCGTGTCCAACATCGGCCACTTCGACAACGAGATCGACATGGCCGGCCTGGCCAAGATCCCGGGCATCGTCAAGACCGAGATCAAGCCGCAGGTCCACACCTGGGCCTTTCCCGACGGCCGCCAGATCCTGGTGCTCGCCGAGGGCCGTCTGATGAACCTGGGCTGCGCCACCGGTCACCCCTCGTTCGTCATGTCCAACTCCTTCACCAACCAGGTGATCGCCCAGATCGAGCTGTTCACCAAGACCGAGCAGTACCCGATCGGCGTCTACGTGCTGCCCAAGCACCTGGACGAGAAGGTCGCCCGCCTCCACCTCGACGCCCTCGGCGTGAAGCTCACCAAGCTCACCAAGGCGCAGGCGGAATACATCGGCGTGGACATCGAGGGCCCCTACAAGGCCGACCACTACCGCTACTGATCGACCGTTCCAACCGGGCCCCCGCAGAGCTGCGGGGGCCTTCGGGCAATCCGGGGAGAGACGTGGACAGCGCACTGGTGGCCGCGGGCGAGCGGCGGATCGGGTGGGCGGCTCGGTCGATGCCCGTGCTCACCGCGATCGGCGAGCGGTTCGCGGCCGAGCGGCCTCTCGACGGGCTGCGGATCGCCGCCTGCCTGCACGTGACCGCCGAGACCGCGGTGCTCATGGGCGCGCTGAAGGCGGGCGGGGCCGAGATCGCGCTGGCCGCCTCGAACCCGCTGTCCACGCAGGACGACGTCGCCGCCGCGCTGGGCGAGTACGGCATCGGCGTGCACGCCAGGGCCGGGGTCGACAGGGAGACCTACTACCGGCACATCCACCAGGCGCTCGACGTCTCCCCGGACATCGTCCTGGACGACGGCTGCGACCTGGTCAACATCCTGCACACCGAGCGGACCGAGCTGCTGGAGGGGGTCTCCGGAGGCTGCGAGGAGACCACGACCGGGATCATCCGGCTCCGGCAGATGGCGGCCGAGCGGGCGCTGAGGTTCCCGGTCGTGGCGGTCAACGACACCCGGACCAAGCGGATGTTCGACAACCGCTACGGCACCGGCCAGTCCACCATCGACGGCATCATGCGCGCCACCAACACCCTGCTGGCAGGCAAGACCGTGGTGGTCGCCGGGTTCGGCTACTGCGGGCGGGGCGTCGCCGAGCGGGCCAGGGGCCTGGGCGCCCGGGTGGTGATCACCGAGATCGACCCGGTCAAGGCCCTGGACGCCTCACTGCAGGGCTACGACGTGCAGCCGATGACGGGCGCCGCCCGGGCAGGCGACGTGTTCATCACGGTCACCGGCAACCGCGACGTGATCAGGGACGAGCACCTGGCGGTGATGAAGGACGGCGCGATCCTGGCCAACGCCGGCCACTTCGACGTCGAGATCGACGTCCGGGCACTGGACGAGCTGGCGCAGGCCGTCCATCGCGGGGTGCGCCCCAACACCGACGAGTACGTCCTCGCCGACGGCCGGCGGCTCCTGCTGCTCGCCGAGGGCCGTCTGGTGAACCTGACGGCGGCCGAGGGGCATCCGGCCGCCGTCATGGACATGTCCTTCTCCGCGCAGGCGCTCGCCGTCGCGTGGCTGGCCCGGGAGAGGGCGGGGCTGGCGCCCGGCGTCTACGACGTGCCGCAGGAGGTCGACGTCGAGGTGGCGCGGCTCAAGCTGGCCGCCGCCGGGATCGAGGTGGACACCCTGACCGCCGAGCAGGAGAAGTATCTCCACTCCTGGCGGCTCGGCTCATAGCCCGGCCTGCATCTCCCGCATCCTGCGGATCTCGGCGCTCTGGGTGGCGGCGACGTCGTTCGCCAGCTCCTCGATCTTGATGTGCGAGCCGCCGACCAGGACCTGCTCGGACATCGTGATGGCGCCCTGGTGGTGGGCGGTCATCAGCGTGAGGAAGAGCCGGTCGAAGTCCTTGCCCGAGGCGGCCTTGAGGGCCTCCATCTGCTCGGGGGTGGCCATGCCCGGCATGCCGGCATGGGAGGCGTGGTGGCCGGGAGCCTTCACGCCCTGCTGCTGCAGCCAGGTCGTCATGTATTGGATCTCCGGCCCCTGGGCGTCCTTGATGCGCGAGGCCAGGCCCTTGAGCGTGGCCGAGTCGGCCCGGGACGGAGCCAGGACCGCCATGTCGACGGCCTGCCGGTGATGAATGATCATGTCCTGGACGTACTTCACGTCCGCCGCGTTGGCGGTGGGTGCGGGCACGGCCGTGGCGGCCTCGTCCGGGCTGATCGTCCTGGCGGGCTCACCTGGCCTGCCGGGCGCGATGACGGGGGCGGTCGCCTGGGTGTCCGGCGCCGCGGAGGGCGGTTTCGGATCGGCGCTGCACGCGCTGAGGGAGAGGGCGGCGACCACGACGACGAGCGCGACGCGCACCCGGCCTCCTTCTTGAAGCTGCTGTGACGAAAAACCCTAACCTCGGCCAGGTAGGTGAGTAAAGACAACAAATCGGAAAAACTTGCTGACACAGTGACACCTTGCCTGATCTACCCCCCAGGATGAACGATCTAGTCATTTATGCGCCCTTTATGGTGCATATGGCAAGGAGGTTCGCGAGTGTTCACCCCTCTCAGGAAGGGCCTGTCCGGCCGGTTCCTGGTAGTAGCCGGTGTCGCGGCGGTGATGGCGCTGTCCACGGTGCCCGCCCAGGCCGCTGACATCCCGGCACCCGGCGAGATCGTCATGAGCCCGAACATCGAGCACGTGACCAACGTTCCCAAGCCGGCCGCGCTCACTGACATCCACACCGACATGGCCTTCCAGGGCGACTACGCCTACGTCGGCAACTACACCGGTTTCTCCATCTACGACATCCGCAAGCCGAAGAAGACCTCGCTGGTCAGCTCGGTGATCTGCCCCGGCGGGCAGATGGACGTGGCCGTCTACGGGAACCTGCTCTTCGGCGCCGTCGACTCCTCCCGCAACAACGACTCCTGCAGCAGCACCTCGCAGAGCGCGTCGGTCAAGGAGTCGTGGGAGGGCGTCCGGATCTTCGACATCAGCGACAAGAAGAATCCGAAGTACGTCAAGGCGGTCGAGACCAACTGCGGCTCGCACACCCTGACCCTCGTGCCGGGCAAGGGCCGCGACCGGCGCAACGTCTACCTCTACATCTCCTCCTACAGCCCCTCGGCCAGCTTCCCCGACTGCAAGCCGCCGCACGACCTGATCTCGATCGTCAAGGTGCCGCTGGCCGACCCGGCGGCAGCCTCGGTCGTCAACACCCCGGTCCTCTTCCCGCCGACGGAACAGGAGCCGAACGGCGGCAACCCCGGTGAGCCGGACAAGCAGTACCCCTACCGCACGTCGGCGACCACCGGCTGCCACGACATCACCGTCTTCCCGGAGAAGAACATCGCCGCCGGAGCCTGCATGGGCGAGGGCATCCTGATGGACATCTCCGACCCGGTGAACCCCAAGGTCACCGCGACGGCCCGGGACGACGAGAACTTCGCGTTCTGGCACTCGGCGACGTTCAACAACGCCGGCACCAAGGTCGTCTTCACCGACGAGCTCGGCGGCGGCGGCGCGGCCACCTGCAACGCGGCGATCGGCCCGAACCGCGGCGCCAACGCCTACTACGACATCGCGGGCGGCCAGCTCGCCTTCAAGGGTTACTTCAAGATCCCGAGGCACCAGGCCGACACCGAGAACTGCGTCGCGCACAACGGCTCGCTGATCCCGGTCAAGGGCAAGGACATCATGGTCCAGGCCTGGTACCAGGGCGGCATCTCGGTCGTGGACTTCACCGACTCCGCCAACCCGCAGGAGATCGCCTTCTTCGAGCGCGGTCCCGACAGCACCGCCCCCGCGCTGAGCGGTGGATTCTGGTCCGCTTACTACTACAACGGCTACATCTACGGCAGCGACTTCAACCTGGGCCTCGACGTCCTGAAGATCAATGACCCGCGCACCAACAAGGCCAAGGGGGTCAAGGCCGACATCCTGAACGCGCAGACCCAGGCCTCCTACGCCGAGCGCGGTCACGGCGGTCACGGCGACCACGACGACGACTGATCATCTCTGGGCGGCGGGGATCCCGGTCCTCGCCGCCTCGGGTGGAGGGTGCGCCGGGATAGTCCTTTCGTACCAGGGAAGACCTCAAACTAGATGATTAGCCTTACCGGCTGACATCTAGTTTGTTTGCCTGTTGAGACGGACAATTTCGACGTTCGGCTGCACTTCACGTCTCCCTCGCAACGGAGGTTACCGGGTGCTCACTCTCCGCAGGATCGTCTGGCCGTCGATCGCGGCGGCCGCCGCGATGCTCATGTCGGCGATGCCCGTCCAGGCCGCCGGCATCCCACCGTCCGGTGAGGTCGTCACCAGCCCGAACGTGTCGCACGTGGCCAACGTTCCCAAGCCCGCCGGGCTGGAGACCACCATCAACACCGACATCGCCTTCCAGGGCGACTACGCCTATGTCGGCAACTACGGCGGTTTCTCCATCTACGACATCAGCCGTCCGGAGCGGGCCCAGGTCGTCGGCAGCGTCGTCTGTCCCGGCTCCCAGATGGACGTGTCGGTCTACGGGGATCTGCTGTTCACCGCGGTCGACTCCTCCCGGAGCGACGACTCCTGCAACAGCACCGCTCAGGTCGCGTCGGTCAAGGAGTCGTGGGAGGGCGTCCGGATCTTCGACATCAGCGACAAGAGGAGTCCGAAGTACGTCAAGGCGGTCGAGACCGACTGCGGCTCGCACACCCTGACCCTCGTGCCGGGCAAGGGCCGCGACCGGCGCAACGTCTACCTCTACGCCTCCTCCTACAACCCCTCGGTGAGCTTCCCCGACTGCCGGCCGCCGCACGACAAGATCTCGGTCATCAAGGTGCCGCTGCGCGCCCCGGCGGACGCGGCGGTCGTCAGCACCCCGGTCGTCTTCCCCGACGGGGGCAACGAGAGCCAGCCGGGCCTGCTGCTGCCGACCAGCGGCTGCCACGACATCACCGTCTACGCGGAGAGGGACGTCGCGGCGGGCGCCTGCATGGGCGACGGCGTGCTGTTCGACATCTCCGACCGGGCGAACCCGGTGGTCACGGCCCGGGTGACGGACCCGAACTTCGCGTTCTGGCACTCGGCGACGTTCAACAACGCCGGCACCAAGGTCGTCTTCACCGACGAGCTGGGCGGCGGCGGGGCGGCCACCTGCAACGCGGCCACCGGCCCGAACCGCGGCGCCGACGCCGTCTTCGACATCAGGGACGGCCGGCTCGTGTTCAGGAGCTACTTCAAGATCTCGCGCCACCAGGCCGACACCGAGAACTGCGTCGCGCACAACGGCTCGCTGATCCCGGTCAAGGGCAAGGACATCATGGTCCAGGCCTGGTACCAGGGCGGCATCTCGATCGTGGACTTCACCGACTCCGCCCGCCCCCGGGAGATCGGCTTCTTCGAGCGCGGCCCGGAGCCCAACGGCAGGGGCGGCGGCATCTGGTCGGCCTACTACTACAACGGTTACATCTACGGCAGCGACTTCCACCACGGACTCGACGTGGTCAAGATCAATGATCGTCGCACCGACCCGGCCAGGAGCGTCCGCCTGGACCGGCTGAACGTGCAGACCCAGTCCTCCTACCGCCAGGGACACGGCCACTGACCCCGGAGCGGGGGCGGCGATCCGTCCCCGCCCCACCCGCGTCCGTACGGCGCGCCCCTGCCCGGCGGGATGTTCCACGCCATACGCGCTCAGGCCCGGCCGGTCGTCCGTACGGTGCTCAGGCCCGGCCGGCCATCCGTATGGCTCTCAGGCCCGGGCGGTCGTCCGTACGGTGCTCAGGCTCGGGCGGTCTCGTCCGTACGGCGCGCCGCCGGGCGCAGGCCACCTCAGGCGGGCGGGACGAAGCCGCCGGAGGTGGGGCCGGGGGCCGTGGCCGGCGGCTGGGACGCGGGCGGTGCGGGCATCGGACCCGGGATCGGCTGCTGGGGCCGCGGCGGATGCGGCGCCCGCTGGTGGGGCTGCGGCGGGTAGGGGGGCGGCTGGGACTGCTGATAGGGGGGCTGCGCCTGCCGGTGCGACGGCTGGGTCTGCTGGTAGGGATGCGGCGCCTGCTGGTGGGGCTGCGGCGGGTAGGGCATCGGCATCGCCGGGGCGGGCGGCTGCCGGGTGCCTGCCTGGAGGGCCAGCCGCGCGTGATCACGGCGGCGGCGCTCGGCCAGGACGGCGGTGAGGTAGGCGAACGGCGGCACGCCCGGGGGCGGGGGCGGTGAGACGAAGGCCGACATCTCGGTGGCGATGCGCGCGCCCATCTCGTGCTGGACCGCGGGGGACAGGTCGTGCCAGCGGGTGAGGTACTGCCGCGCGGTGGTGGCGATCCCTTCGGGCAGCCGCGACAGCTCCAGCGTCGCGGCCCACGCGGCGAGCTGCGGCGGCATCTCCAGCGGCGGGCCGTACTGCCGGGGGCCGCGCTCGGAGATCACGATGGTGCCCGCGAAGATGTCGCCGAGCCGCTTGCCCTTCTCCGAGATCAGCGAGCTGATCAGCGCGGGCGCGCCGCTGAGCGTCCAGAACTCCAGCACTCCGGCCAGCCCGCGGAACAGGGCCTGCCGGAACCGTTCGGGGCTGCCGTCGTCGCTGACCACCCGGAGCCCGAGGGCGAGCTTGCCCAGGCTGCGGCCGCGGGAGAGCGTCTCGAAGATCACCGGATAGCCGACGAGCACCAGCACGGTGAGCGCGATGTAGATCATCGTCGTCAGTGCCTCG comes from Streptosporangium roseum DSM 43021 and encodes:
- the ahcY gene encoding adenosylhomocysteinase; translated protein: MDFKVADLSLAAFGRKEIQLAEHEMPGLMAVRKEYAESQPLAGAKIMGSLHMTIQTAVLIETLVALGAEVRWVSCNIFSTQDHAAAAVVVGPNGTVDDPQGVPVFAWKGETLEEYWWCTEQALVWPGGDGPNMILDDGGDATLLVHKGAEYEKAGAVPSAGEDDAEEWKIILDLLRRTVTPEKKWTEVASRIKGVTEETTTGVHRLYEMFKAGSLLFPAINVNDSVTKSKFDNKYGCRHSVIDGLNRATDVLIGGKVAVVAGYGDVGKGCADALRGQGARVIVTEIDPICALQAAMDGFQVTTLDEVVGIADIFVTTTGNFDIITADHMARMKHNAIVSNIGHFDNEIDMAGLAKIPGIVKTEIKPQVHTWAFPDGRQILVLAEGRLMNLGCATGHPSFVMSNSFTNQVIAQIELFTKTEQYPIGVYVLPKHLDEKVARLHLDALGVKLTKLTKAQAEYIGVDIEGPYKADHYRY
- a CDS encoding adenosylhomocysteinase, with the translated sequence MDSALVAAGERRIGWAARSMPVLTAIGERFAAERPLDGLRIAACLHVTAETAVLMGALKAGGAEIALAASNPLSTQDDVAAALGEYGIGVHARAGVDRETYYRHIHQALDVSPDIVLDDGCDLVNILHTERTELLEGVSGGCEETTTGIIRLRQMAAERALRFPVVAVNDTRTKRMFDNRYGTGQSTIDGIMRATNTLLAGKTVVVAGFGYCGRGVAERARGLGARVVITEIDPVKALDASLQGYDVQPMTGAARAGDVFITVTGNRDVIRDEHLAVMKDGAILANAGHFDVEIDVRALDELAQAVHRGVRPNTDEYVLADGRRLLLLAEGRLVNLTAAEGHPAAVMDMSFSAQALAVAWLARERAGLAPGVYDVPQEVDVEVARLKLAAAGIEVDTLTAEQEKYLHSWRLGS
- a CDS encoding DUF305 domain-containing protein — protein: MRVALVVVVAALSLSACSADPKPPSAAPDTQATAPVIAPGRPGEPARTISPDEAATAVPAPTANAADVKYVQDMIIHHRQAVDMAVLAPSRADSATLKGLASRIKDAQGPEIQYMTTWLQQQGVKAPGHHASHAGMPGMATPEQMEALKAASGKDFDRLFLTLMTAHHQGAITMSEQVLVGGSHIKIEELANDVAATQSAEIRRMREMQAGL
- a CDS encoding LVIVD repeat-containing protein is translated as MFTPLRKGLSGRFLVVAGVAAVMALSTVPAQAADIPAPGEIVMSPNIEHVTNVPKPAALTDIHTDMAFQGDYAYVGNYTGFSIYDIRKPKKTSLVSSVICPGGQMDVAVYGNLLFGAVDSSRNNDSCSSTSQSASVKESWEGVRIFDISDKKNPKYVKAVETNCGSHTLTLVPGKGRDRRNVYLYISSYSPSASFPDCKPPHDLISIVKVPLADPAAASVVNTPVLFPPTEQEPNGGNPGEPDKQYPYRTSATTGCHDITVFPEKNIAAGACMGEGILMDISDPVNPKVTATARDDENFAFWHSATFNNAGTKVVFTDELGGGGAATCNAAIGPNRGANAYYDIAGGQLAFKGYFKIPRHQADTENCVAHNGSLIPVKGKDIMVQAWYQGGISVVDFTDSANPQEIAFFERGPDSTAPALSGGFWSAYYYNGYIYGSDFNLGLDVLKINDPRTNKAKGVKADILNAQTQASYAERGHGGHGDHDDD
- a CDS encoding LVIVD repeat-containing protein gives rise to the protein MLTLRRIVWPSIAAAAAMLMSAMPVQAAGIPPSGEVVTSPNVSHVANVPKPAGLETTINTDIAFQGDYAYVGNYGGFSIYDISRPERAQVVGSVVCPGSQMDVSVYGDLLFTAVDSSRSDDSCNSTAQVASVKESWEGVRIFDISDKRSPKYVKAVETDCGSHTLTLVPGKGRDRRNVYLYASSYNPSVSFPDCRPPHDKISVIKVPLRAPADAAVVSTPVVFPDGGNESQPGLLLPTSGCHDITVYAERDVAAGACMGDGVLFDISDRANPVVTARVTDPNFAFWHSATFNNAGTKVVFTDELGGGGAATCNAATGPNRGADAVFDIRDGRLVFRSYFKISRHQADTENCVAHNGSLIPVKGKDIMVQAWYQGGISIVDFTDSARPREIGFFERGPEPNGRGGGIWSAYYYNGYIYGSDFHHGLDVVKINDRRTDPARSVRLDRLNVQTQSSYRQGHGH
- a CDS encoding RDD family protein, with amino-acid sequence MSDVVTGEAVVVEVRVAQLPSRAAALLIDIAVQLATLFGASFVVGALVFTADEALTTMIYIALTVLVLVGYPVIFETLSRGRSLGKLALGLRVVSDDGSPERFRQALFRGLAGVLEFWTLSGAPALISSLISEKGKRLGDIFAGTIVISERGPRQYGPPLEMPPQLAAWAATLELSRLPEGIATTARQYLTRWHDLSPAVQHEMGARIATEMSAFVSPPPPPGVPPFAYLTAVLAERRRRDHARLALQAGTRQPPAPAMPMPYPPQPHQQAPHPYQQTQPSHRQAQPPYQQSQPPPYPPQPHQRAPHPPRPQQPIPGPMPAPPASQPPATAPGPTSGGFVPPA